The proteins below are encoded in one region of Phaseolus vulgaris cultivar G19833 chromosome 1, P. vulgaris v2.0, whole genome shotgun sequence:
- the LOC137813987 gene encoding protein STRICTOSIDINE SYNTHASE-LIKE 2, which translates to MMKLPLHFAVAMAVIVVTVWVVNVRNSVRKSEKDVEGMKDWQYEVLPIDGGIGPESFAFNHHGEGPYTGISDGRIIKWQRSENRWLNFSFTSPHRNEECGGAYEEHGKKEEVCGRPLGLCFSMVSNELYIADAYNGLVVVGPNGGTPLRLISTLVDDDEEEEEGEGEPLTFTNGLDVDQRTGAVYFTTSSSKYQRRNYISLILSKDKSGKLMKYEPESEEVSIVVNNLSYANGVALSKDGDYILIVETTTCRVLRYWLQTPKAGTLEVFAEVPGFPDNIKRSPRGGFWVGIYSRRQKIVHWILSYPWIGKVLLRFPLDITKAYLYLAKLKRSSGLAIRLSENGDILEIVEDKEWNKGSSISEVEERDGILWVGSIDAPFVGKYTKNK; encoded by the exons atGATGAAACTTCCCCTGCACTTCGCGGTGGCCATGGCGGTGATTGTGGTAACCGTTTGGGTGGTGAACGTGCGCAACAGTGTTCGAAAGTCGGAGAAAGATGTGGAAGGCATGAAGGATTGGCAGTACGAAGTTCTTCCAATTGATGGTGGTATTGGACCGGAGAGTTTCGCCTTCAATCATCATGGTGAAGGACCTTACACAGGCATTTCTGATGGACGAATCATCAAATGGCAGCGTTCTGAGAATCGTTGGCTCAATTTTTCCTTCACTTCCCCACACAG GAATGAAGAGTGTGGAGGAGCATATGAGGAGCATGGGAAGAAAGAGGAGGTGTGTGGGCGTCCTCTTGGGTTGTGCTTTAGCATGGTATCCAATGAACTTTACATTGCAGATGCTTACAATGGCTTAGTTGTTGTTGGCCCCAATGGTGGCACTCCCTTAAGACTCATATCAACTCTAgtagatgatgatgaagaagaagaagaaggagaaggtgAACCCTTGACATTTACTAATGGTTTGGATGTTGATCAACGAACTGGAGCAGTATACTTCACCACCAGTAGTTCTAAATATCAAAGGAG GAATTACATCTCTTTGATCCTGAGTAAAGATAAATCGGGGAAGCTAATGAAATATGAGCCAGAAAGTGAAGAAGTTAGCATTGTTGTAAACAATCTCTCATATGCAAATGGTGTAGCAttaagcaaagatggtgactaTATTCTAATAGTAGAGACAACAACATGTAGAGTACTAAGGTATTGGCTACAAACACCAAAAGCTGGAACATTGGAAGTGTTTGCAGAAGTACCAGGTTTCCCAGACAACATCAAACGAAGTCCAAGAGGGGGGTTTTGGGTGGGAATTTACTCAAGAAGACAAAAAATTGTCCACTGGATTCTATCATATCCATGGATTGGAAAAGTTTTGCTTAGATTTCCTTTGGACATCACAAAAGCTTATTTATATTTGGCTAAGCTAAAAAGGAGTAGTGGATTGGCAATTAGGCTAAGTGAGAATGGAGATATATTAGAAATTGTTGAAGACAAAGAATGGAACAAAGGGAGTTCTATTAGTGAAGTGGAGGAAAGAGATGGAATATTATGGGTGGGATCCATAGATGCACCTTTTGTTGGTAAGTATACTAAGAACAAGTAA